The Campylobacter hyointestinalis subsp. hyointestinalis nucleotide sequence TTTCATTATAATGCACCAAGATCTGCTAGTTTTTGTTTTGTCATAGCCTTAAATTCATCAGAGCTATAAAATTTTTCAGTGCCGTTTTGCACTCTATTAACCACTTCTTTTAAATTTTTAATATCATCTTTATTTATATTAAATTCTAAATTTGAAACCTTAATTTCAGCACTTGGATCAATTTCAAAAATAAAGCTTTGCAATTTTTCAAAATTTGAAGCTTCTAATGTCATATTTATATTTACAGCATTCATTTTTTTGTCCTTAATTAAAAATACTTTCATAATTATATATTATATACTTTAAATGTGCTTAAATTGAAAAGCGTAGAATAATTATTGGCTTCTGCTTTAAACATCATTAGTTCATCATTTGTAAAACGCTTTTGCTGTTCGCAAAAGCTAAAAAAAGGGAGAGAAATTTATTTGATTTTTTTAGATGCAAAATCTTTTAAGATGATTTTGTGGCTTGTCTTTGCGATTTTTTTAGGCTAGTTTGGTATTAAATTTTATTTTTCGTGGCTTGTAGGGCTTTTAAAATGCATTTGTGTGGATTTTTTAAAAATGAGTTGCTATATTTTTTATTTTTTAACATTGATTTTATTGCTAGGCTGTTTTCATCTGCTTTAAACATTGCATCCATTGCCCTTTTATATGCATCAAATGTCTTAAATCTGCCTGCTGACTTGCTATTTAGAATAATATCTATTGTTTCGTCTGTTGGGATTAACTCTTTTTCGTTCATAAATTTGCCTTTGGATTGTGTTTTCTTTCCTTTTTTTTGGGTTTTTTTGTTATTTTTACCAAAAAATAACACTATTTCCCCATTCTTTATACTTTCATAAGTTGGGCTATTTGTTTGATAATAAAATACAAGTAATTATAGCGTATTAAATATAAATATTATATTAAAAATTAAAATATTTATACAAATTTACAAAGATTATTTAAATAATCTGCGTACCACTGCATGAGCGTTCGCTTTTGCTCTATTGTGGCTGTTTGGCGTTCGTACGCGTATTTTACGCTGTTTAATTCTTTATGTGCTAGTACGTTTTCTATGGTTTTTTCGCTTATGCCAAGCATGCCAAGTTTTGCCAAATTTAGCGAACAAATCGTTTTAAAAGTGGCTCTAAAACCATGAGCCGATGCTTTGTCTAGATATTTATTTTTTCCACCTAGATTGCGTATGGCTTTGCCTATGGTGTCTCTATGTAGATGTCCTTGGTTATTAAATGCAGGAAAGACAAACTCGCTTTCAATAGGGCTATAATTTTTCTGTTCTTTTAGTATCTTTATTGTTTCTTTGGATAGTAAAATTTGATGAGCGTATCGCATTTTCATCTGCTTAGCAGGTATCGTCCATGTGCCATGTTTAAAGTCTATATGCTCCCACCTTGCTTCTGCTGTGTTGCCTGGGCGATTTACACATAGGATTTGCAGTATTACGGCTCTTTTTGTTTGTAAGTCCATTGTGCTGTCGTTTCGTAGATCTGTCAAAAACTCTTTTAAATCGCTTTCATCGCTCAGTGCAGAGTATCTTGTGTCTGTGCCATTTTTTAGGCTAAAACTGCTTGAAGTGGGGAACTTTTCGTGTAGTGCTTTGCAAGGATTGTAGTCTATATAGCGGTCATTTATGGCACTTTCAAAGAGTTGGTTTAGGTGATTTATAATGCGGTGTATGGTTTCTAAGCGTGAGCTTTTGGGATTGTGTGGATTAAATAATGGCTCTAAAACTTCTAAAAGGTCGCTAAATTTAATATTTGCAATGTCGATGTCTTTAAATTTTGGCAAGATGTAGGCATTCATTTGGTCTATGATTTTTTTAGTGTAGCTTTGGCTTAGAGTGGCTTTTTTTCGCCTTATGTAGTTATCAAATAACGCACCTATGGTGTATTTGTTTGATTTTAATTCAGCTCCGCTTTTTAGCCGTTTTGTGATTTTTAGTGCATCTTCTCTTGCTTGTTCTACACCGTATCTGCCTTGCTCAAACTCGGCTAGTTTGCGTGTCTTTCTGCTGTGCAAGATGAAAAATGTCTTAACGCCACTTGGATTGATCCAAATGTAAAGCTCTTTTGGATTGCCCACAGCCTTGCGGTATTGCCTTTCTTTTGGCTCTAACTCTCTTATATCTTTGTCGTATAGTATGGTCTTTGCGATATTTGCCATTTGTCCCCCTTTTTTAGTTAAAACTACATTATTAAAATCAAACTACACTATTATACTACAATAATTCTAAAAATTATGAGAGAGTTTTAAAAATATACAAAGAGTTTAAAAGTGCTTTAAAGTAGTGTTTTTTATGGATTTATAGAGTTTCTTAAACTTTAAAAAAGGGGAGAAAATTTATAAAATGGTGGAGTTAAGCGGGATCGAACCGCCGACCTCTTGAATGCCATTCAAGCGCTCTCCCAGCTGAGCTATAACCCCAAAAAGTATTCAGAATTTAAAATGCGTTTGAAATATTACCAACTTTTTACTTAGATTTTTTTGAAATCACCCAAAAAATTAATAATTTCAAATAAATTTTTAAGGTTTCTTTTGATATCATTTCAATTCTTAAAAAATTTGCGGGAATAGCTCAGGGGTAGAGCACAACCTTGCCAAGGTTGGGGTCGCGAGTTCGAATCTCGTTTCCCGCTCCATTTTTTATCTGCCCAGGTGGTGGAATGGTAGACACAAGGGACTTAAAATCCCTCGGATATTTTTTCCGTGCCGGTTCAAGTCCGGCTCTGGGCACCACCAAAATTTAGCATTTGTTTGCACGGCGACATGGCCAAGTGGTAAGGCAGAAGCCTGCAAAGCTTTTACCCCCAGTTCGAATCTGGGTGTCGCCTCCAAAACATTTAGGAGTTTTTATGCGTTACTTTATTATGGCGCTTATGATAACTGCATTTTTTGGTTGTTCTAGTACTTGGCACGGCATAAAAGAAGATTCAAATAATGCCTACCAATGGTCAAAAGAAAAGATACACAAAGCTACAGAATAGCTTAAATTTACTTCACTCGGGAGATGGCTGAGTGGTCGAAAGCGGCGGTCTTGAAAACCGTTGAGGTGAAAGCCTCCAGGGGTTCGAATCCCTTTCTCCCGGCCACTTATTTTAGATACGCTTTCCACTTCATACAAACAATCAAATTTATACATAAATTTAGAAATATTTTATGACAAAAAAAATAAAAAATATCATTTTATTTTTATACTTTCTAGCGATCTATGCTTTAACCAAGCTTTGAAAAAGGTTTAGATACCATAAACACAAAAGCCACTTATGAGCAAGGTACAACCATAAGACGTATCTATAGCCGTTTTAAATTTTTAAACCACAGATCAATTATAAATTTAAAAACTAGCATTATAATGTTGTTAATTTTTAAACAAGGATAACTATGAAAAATGTATTATTGATAAATGGCGCAAAAATATTTGGAAACTCAAAAGGCGTGTTAAATGCAACTTTACAAAACGAAGCAAAAACTACTTTACTAAATTTAGGCATAAACGTGCAAGAAACCAAAATCGATGACGGTTATGATGTAAAAACAGAACTACAAAAGATAGCAAATGCTGACGCGATCATCTGGCAAATGCCCGGCTGGTGGATGGGTGAGCCTTGGATAGTTAAAAAATACATAGATGAAGTTTTCACCGCTGGTTATGGAGTTTTATACAATAATGACGGTAGAAGTAGAAAAGATGAATCAGCCAAATACGGCTCAGGCGGTCTAGCTACTAGCAAAAGATATATGTTTAGTCTTACTTGGAACGCTCCTCTTGAAGCATTTACCAATAAAGAGCATTTTTTCGGCGGTGTAGGCGTTGATGGCGTGTATCTGCACCTTCACAAAGCGCATGAGTTTTTAGGGATGAAAGCTCTACCTACATTCATCTGCAACGACGTCGTTAAAGATCCGCAAGTCCAGCTGTATTTACAAAACTATCGCAAACATTTAGAAAAAATATTCGGCTGAATTTAGCCGAATAAAGGCTTATAGCTCTTGTTATAAGCCTAAATTTACACAACTCAAATACCCAAGCTCTCCAGCCATTTTTTTATGTTAGCACTATTTGTACTTGAGCTTAGCACTTTTGCGTCTTTGAAATTTGCATTGCAAGATTTTTTCAAAATTTCCACGCTCTGCCCTAAACCGCTTCCACCAGAAGTAGCAAAAACCACTATATTTTTACCGCTCCACTCAAAGCTCTCTAAAAATGTCTGTATGATGCGCGGCGCCTCGTACCACCATATCGGAAATCCTATGAAAACGCTATCATAACCGTCTAAATTCGGTTTTAAATTTGATATAGACGGACGAGAATCAGGCTTTCTCATCTCCACGCTTGAGCGACTGTTTGAGTCATGCCAGTCAAGATCCAAAGAAGTGTATTTTTGAGTAGGCGTTATCTCGTAGATATCGCCACCACTTACTTCTGCTATGGTTTTTGCAAGACGCATAGTTTGTCCGCTTGCTGAAAAATAAGCTACTAATATTTTGTTCATTTCTTTCTCCTATCTAGTGCTAAATGCACTTCCTGCTGAGTTTTCAAAGTCTGCCTCGCTTCCTGCGTAATGCTCCGTATTTTTCATATCTTCTTCTAACCAAGCTATTTTATTTCTAGCAGAACTAAACGCTGCTGCACCTAAAAATAGACTAAATGGCGGCTCTTGCATTCTTGAGATGTTATACAAAATCTCTGCAAATTTAGCTGGATTGCCAGCTTGTTTGCCGCTATAGTTTTTCGCGTGTGCTTCAAAAGCTTCTCTTTTTGCGTCATAATCGCCGATCTTATCTCTGCTTAACTCCATGCTAGTACCTAAAAACTGTGTTCTAAAGCCTGCTGGCATTATATTTACGCTGTGAATCCCAAAGTCTTTAAGATCTAGCAAAAGCCCCTCACTAAATGCACTCAAAGCAAATTTACTCATGCAATATGGCGTAGAATTATTTGTAACTCTAAATCCACCTATCGAGCTAAGATTAAATATCCTAGCTGTCACGTTTTGTGCATTTCCACCCTCGCTAATGGCTTGTGGACGCATTAGCTTCAAGGCGTGTTTTGCTACAAGAAACGGTGCGAAAACATTTACTTCAAACTGCGCCCTAAGATCTTCTTCACTTGTCTCTTCGACAAAGCCAAGAAGCCCATATCCAGCGTTATTTACTACATTATCAAGTCTACCGAATTTAGACTTTATAGCAGCGATATTTGCTTCTATATTTTCACTCATTTTCTCACCAAATTTAAGCTCTAAAGGCAAGAAATTCTCGCTCTCTTTTCCTAGTTTGTCTATGATATTTTTTAAATTTCTGCTAGTTCCTGCGACTTTGTCTCCTTTGCTTAAGAGATATTTTGCCAAAGCAAGTCCTAGCCCGCCGCTTGCTGCAGTTATATACCAAACTTGAGTATTCATTTTATTTTCCTTACTTTTATCATATGTTTTTGCATTTAAATTTGATCCTAAAGCTACCACACCAGCCGCCAAAGTTGCACCTTTTAAGAACGCTCTTCTTTTCATATTTCTCTCCTTGATTTACTCCAAATTTCCTTGATAATTTTTGATATTTTCAAGGGTAAAAACGATATCTTCGCGATGAAGCGAATCTTGATGGCAGTCTAAACATCTCTTAGTATCGCTTAAATTTGGAGATTTATCTGCATTAAATGCATAAAATTTCCACTTTTTATTATTTTTTGCATTGCGATATAACGCCTTACTTCGCCTTTTTTAGCACCTTGAGTATATAACTCTTCAAGCATTATTATCGTTTGATCAGGTAAGTTTTGACCATTTTTTACGGCTTTTATCGCTTCTTTTTGGATATACATTCGCTCCAAAACATCTCCTCTTTCAAAGTCGTTATAATGCACCCACAACCTAAAATCATCAGGAAATTGACCAAATGCTAAAACACCAAAAAATACGCTCAAAATAGTAAATTTTTTAGATAAATTTACGAATTTCATATATTTTCCTTTGTAAACTCCTCTTTTTCATATCTCTTACCAAGATAAACTCCAAGACTTCCCCAGATAAACGATATCAAAGCGCCGACAAATAAAACAGCAGTTATACTGATCTTTGCTATAGCTCCCTCAAGCGCAGCGCTCATAGAATCCCCAGCTCTATATACCACCGTATCAAGGAAATTTTTGACTTTATACTTGCTCTCGCTATCAAGTGGCACGAAAAGCATTTCCCTACCCGGTTTTACAAGTGCATACTCGCCTACGCGTCTTATACTCATCACAAGCACCAAAACCCCAAAAACAGGATAAAATGCAAGCAAAATAAATCCCAAAGCAACCACAAAACCAAGCGCACCTAAAAGCCATTTGATACCAAAAAACTGAACTATTTTTGAAGTTATGAAAATTTGTATCGCAAAACTTGAAAGTTGAACTATAAAATCGATATTTGCAAACGCCGCCGCCCTTGCTTCCCTGCTCTCAAACATGCCAGAGATTATCCTTGCTTGTTCCATATACAAAAACGTTGAAACGCTAGTAAGTAGCAGTATGAATCCTAGCAGAGCCAGTAGATAACGCGACTTTATGATCAAGAAAAATCCCACAAATGGATTTTTAGAACCGATAGGTTTGTCAAATCTATCTTTTATACTCACAAAACCGCTTTGTAAATTTAGCGTTTCTAAACCAAAAGCTTCTTTGATAAGTAAATTTTTTAGCACTATAGAAACACCAAGGCAGATTATAGAGATAAAGATAAAGCTAGGAACATCTATAAATTTACTCAAAACCGATACAAAAAAAGCTCCAAAAATCCCGCCTAAACTAGCTCCAGCCGAGATAATACCAAATAATCTAGCGCTTCTTTCTTTACTAAAAACATCAGCTAGTAAACTCCAAGCGGTGCTGATCACAAAAATGTTAAAAACGCTCACCCAGATATAAAAGCTTCTAGCAACGATCAAGTAAGCTTCACTGCCCTGAGAAATTTGATGTAAAATGGCGAAAAAGCCTATCAAATTTAGCGCAAAAAAACCGTAAATAAAGTCTGTATAAAGCTTACGTTTTATCATTCCACTTAAAATCATAGCCAAAATAGACCCTACTATCGTAGTTATAAAAGTTCCCAAAAACAGCCATTTTAGCTCACCAGTTCCGCCACTTATACCCAAAGCTTCTCTAATAGGTCTTAGCAAAGAGTAGCTAGCAAACAAGCTAAAGATAAAAAGCACGGCTATAAGTAAGAACTTACCCTCGCCTTTTTTTAGACTTAGAATTTGATTTAAGCTCATCTAAAAAGCCCGTTTAAAAATTTGACTTTCTCGGGATCGCGGTGATCTAAAAACAGACTTTTTCCGCTATCTAACCCAGCTATTAAACTCATATCGCTTTCATCTAAGCTAAAATCAAATACGCTGATATTTTCTATCATCCTTTCTTTGCGGACTGTTTTTGGGATGACGACTACACCCCTTTGTATTAGCCATCTTAGTATCACTTGAGCATTTGTTTTACCATACTTTTTACCTATACTCGCTATAGTCTGGTTACTAAACATTCCACTTTTTCCCTCTCCAAAAGGCGCCCATGACTCCATCGCTACACCAAATTCGCTCATAACGTTTTTAGCATATTCTTGTGAGAGCATAGGATTGCACTCGATTTGATTGATAGCTGGTTTTATCTCGTTATTTAGACAAAAATCCACAAGTCTATCTGGGTAAAAGTTGCTCACGCCTATGGCTCTTATCTTACCATCTTTATATAGTTTACTCATCGCTCTCCAAGCTCCATAAACATCACCAAAAGGCTGGTGTATAAGATACAAGTCTAGATAATCAAGACCCAGTTTTTTAAGCGAAACATCAAAAGCTTTTAAAGCTCTATCTTCATTTGCATCACTTATCCAAAGCTTTGTCGTGATGAAAAGCTCTTCTCTTTTGATGCCGCTTGATTTTATCGCCGCACCAACTGCTTCTTCGTTGAAATACGCCTGAGCTGTATCGATAGATCTATAACCTACGCTAAATGCGTCTTCTACGCATCTTTGACACTCTTTAAGCTCATTTATCTGATACACACCATAACCTAAAATAGGCATCAAAACATCGTTATTTAATCTAACTGTTTGCATAATATCTCCTTGATTTTGTGAAAAAGCATTTGCGGAGTCAAGCTCAAAACGCCCAGCAAACCGCTCGCTTCTTTTATAAATTCACGTCTTGTTTTCATACTCAAGCGATTCCTAATCCCATATCGTAGGCGTTCTTAAGAGCTTTTGAGTTTCTGATATCGCCTATGTTTGTCACACCACCAGCAAAAACTTTACCTTTAAATTTAGCATTTTCAAAACAGCTTATCCAGCCATCAAGACCGTTTTTAGCTCCGTCTATCACCCACTCTTCATCTTCTGCAGCAGCCCCTAAAAGATAAGTATCTTTAAATTTATAATCCGTACCATAAAGAGGATTTGAGCGATCAAGCATATTTTTCATACTTCCACTCATCTCATAGTAATAAATCGGCGTAGCAAAAGCTATAACATCTGCTTCTTTCATCATCTCTACGATCATATTCGCATCATCTTTTATGGTGCATTTATGAGTCTTCACACAAGCCAAACAACCTTTGCAAAATGATATATTTTTTCCGAGTAAATTTATCTTTACGGCGTCGTTTTTAGCGGCTTTAGCTCCTTTTACGAACTCATCTGCTAAAGCGTCTGAGTTTGCGCCACTTCTCATACTTGTAGATATAACCAAAACTTTTTTCACTCTATCTCCTTGGTTTAATGTTGATAGCATTATAAAGCCTAACACTAGGTGTTTGTCAAGGGAAAAATAAAAATATTTGAAATTTAATTTTGAATTTAAAAAAGAAGCGGGAATTTAGCTTATCTAAATTCCTGTATTTATCTAGCAGATTTTATCTTTTTTTTAAGGGTCATTATGCCCTCATAATCCTTGCTTACTGGATTGATCGTATCTTCATCACTGACTATCATATTTTTATAATAACTGACTTTATAATCAAGTTTCTTATCTATCTCTTCTAGCTTTTTTATCTCGGCTTTAACAGCCTCTTTTTGTTCTTCTATCATTTTTAATCTAAGAGCTGCACTACTTTTGCCTTTTGCGGCTAAGGTTATGTAATGTTTGATTTTTTCTATGCTCATACCAGTTTTTCTAAAACAATCCACCCACATAACCCACTCAATATCTCTATCGCTGAAATAATTCACACCGTTTTTGTCGCGCTCAACAAAAGGAAAAAGCCCTTTTGATAGCCAAAATCTAATAGTCCTAGATAAAATCCCTGTTTGTTTTTCTACTTCTATGATAGTTTTTGCCATTTTTGTTCCTTTATTCTGGTTTTATAAGGCAATTTTCGTAAATAAATTTATGCTCATCTGGCAAATTTTGATAGATTAAATTCGCTAGATCTCTTATCTCCCATAAAGCTGCTTTTGAGCTTCTAAGGCTTAAGAAATTCTGCAAACTTCTAGCATTTATACTCCAGCTTAACTCTGTTTTATAGCTTTCTGGAAGGCAGTATTTTGCTATATCTAAGCTTGTATTTTGGTTTAGAATTTGGCGCAAATTCTCAAGTGCATTTATACTTGCGTTATCGACAAATTCATTACCTGTAAGCACTAAATACCTGCTTGCATTCTCAAAATCCCCAGCTTTAAACTCACTTTCATTTTTTAGCTCTTTTAGCGTATAGCGTGTAGATTTTACGCTTAGACTTGCTATGCGGTGGCGGGCTAATTCTTGTAAGCAAGCTCTACTAATGCCTTTTATGTAAAAGTTGTAATACAAATGCTCTAGCGTACTGGCGTGTTTGAATTTATTGCCTATTCTATCTATGAGTTCGATATCTTTTTCGCCGCCATTATCACCTTTCTCAAAGCTCTGCCAACAAGTGCGGATCGCATTTGAACAGACCCAAAGCGGAGTGAAATTTAGTAATTTTGCTTCCATAATCTTCCTTTTTTTTGAAGCAATTCTACCAAATTTATACTAAATTTGACAATCTCTTTTTAATAATATCTGCTATCCTAAATGAGTTTGCATATATGCTCCAAGTATATGGAACACTTCCGCCTGTAGGCATAAATGAAGCGTCGCTAACATAAAGGTTACTTACCTCGTGAGCCTTACAGTTTTTATCCAAAACGCTAGTTTGTGGATCATCACCAAATCTCGCTCCACCAGCTGCCAAATTCGGTGGCGGAGAGCTACTAATACTATAGCTAACATCTTTTGCACCCATCTGTTTTAAAATTTCCACCGCTTTTTGTGACAAAAACTCACCTACTTCAAGATCTTGCTTATGAGCGTCTAAGCTTATAATGCCAACTGGAACGCCGTATTTATCTCTATGCGTGTCGCTAACACTAACAAAAGTCGTGTTAGTAGGAAGCCAGTCGTTAAAGACTTCGAATGTGAGTTTTCTACTTGCATAAACATTATCTTTTATCTTTTTCATTAGCTTATCGCCAAATACCAAATTCCCACTCTCATAAAACTGCGCAGTAACATTAGGGATAACGTTTGGATGCTCAAACAAAAAGTCTATAGTGCCACCTTTATATCTCTTACCGTCTTTTTCGAACTCATACCACTCTTGTATGTGTCTGTTAAAAAACAGACCTCTGCTCATCAGATCATTGGCATCTTTTTGACTAAGATCTTTTAGATAAAACGTTCCGCTTCCTACTCCTCCGGCTGAAAATATCAAATTTTTACCGACGTTAGATGAGTTGTTTGCTAAACCATTAGGAAAATGTCTATTTTTAGAGTTTAAAAGCAGTCTTGAAGTCTCAACTACACCAGCAGCAACGACAAATATCTTAGCTTTTAATGCTATGAGATTTTTTAAATTTATCGTAGTATAAAGCCTCTTTCACGCTAAACTTATCACTAACTAGCTTATAGACAAAGGCTTCAGGTATGACTTTAGCCGAGCACTGCTGGAGTAAGACTAGACCACTTCCTTTTGCACCGCTCGCACAAGGATAAGCACCGCAAAAATGGGAGTAATAACACGCATTCCTACCAAGATCGTTTTTAGATAAAATGGCTCTAGGAGTTGGAAGTGGAGTAAGTCCAAGCTCTATGGCAGCCTTATCAAATCACTTTGTAACGGCATTTTCTTCTAGCTTTTCATATGGGAACTCAGCCGTGCTTCTAGGTTCACTAAATTTATGTTTTACGACTTTACCAGATACACCTACGACTTTTTCGACCTTAGTATAGTATGGCTCAAGCTCATCATAGCTTATGGGCCAGTCTGCGACGTTTGCGCCTTCTACCTCTCCATAAATGCTTTTTAGTTTAAAATCGTTCGGTTTTAAACGATGAAAAAATCCACTCATCAAATTTGAGCTTCCACCCACAAGAGAGCCGTTCCAAAAGCTCCACGTACCATCATATCTGCTTACTTCTCCGTTTGGTTCTTTTTCCATTACTATGTGATATTCGTCTTTTAGGTTTGGTATAAACATTTTACGCCTTGAGATAGCTAACTCATCTTTACTAAAATCTTTTTGCGTATAGAATTTACCTTTTTCTAACACTACTACGTTAAATCCAGCTCTGCTTAGCTCATATGCCACAGGGCTTGCTCCTGCGCCGCTTCCGATTATACAGACGTCGTATATCATTTATCACCTTATTTATTCTCTAAATTTATTTATAAAAATGGTGTTTTTGGCTGAGGAAGTCCAGTCTCATGAGAGATCCATTTCCAGCCTTTTTCATCTATGTTTGCACCATAAATAGGATCGCCAAAAACCGCTTCTGAGCAAAAAAACAAGCATATCGTATATCCAGCCTTCTGCCCAACTTTCATCTTTAATGACTAAATTTATGATTTTATTTTGTCTATTTTCATCTAAATTTATAAATGAAATTTCGTATATTTTTTGACTAACATTATCAAGCCACAAGCATCCATTTATCAAAAAATCTTTATCTTTTTTTGAAATTTTAGAATGAGATAAAATAAGCTTTAGATACGATAAAGCATCTATGTCTAAAGTTTTTATAGCTAGAAATATAAGCTTTTGGACTATATCAAATATAGAAAAAACCTCATCTTTCGACAAGGTTTTTGCATCATTTGCTATCAAATTTACTTGTAAAGGAAACAGCAAAGATAGACTTGATACAGCTTTACAAAAAGAGCGTCTATTGGTCATTTTTAAATATTATTTTATCAAGACTAATATTTCCGCCGCCAAATGAGAATAAGACAAATATTATACAAAGATAATAAAGCGGGACTTCAAATCCGTTATTTGCTAAGCTATAACCGTTTTCAAAATGTACACCAAATATCGCTACTAAGATAATGACTATCAAAGGAACACAAATAGCTCTAGTAAAAAGCCCTAAGACAAAAAGTAAAACCGCTAAAGTTTCAAATATAGCAACTAAATATATGCTTAAAACAGGAAACGGGATACCGATGGATGCAAACCACTGGGCAGTCGGTTCGATGTTTTGCCATTTTGGAACTGCAGTCTCATAAAAACCGTAAGCCAAAACTAAACGTATCAAAAGCAAT carries:
- a CDS encoding tyrosine-type recombinase/integrase — protein: MANIAKTILYDKDIRELEPKERQYRKAVGNPKELYIWINPSGVKTFFILHSRKTRKLAEFEQGRYGVEQAREDALKITKRLKSGAELKSNKYTIGALFDNYIRRKKATLSQSYTKKIIDQMNAYILPKFKDIDIANIKFSDLLEVLEPLFNPHNPKSSRLETIHRIINHLNQLFESAINDRYIDYNPCKALHEKFPTSSSFSLKNGTDTRYSALSDESDLKEFLTDLRNDSTMDLQTKRAVILQILCVNRPGNTAEARWEHIDFKHGTWTIPAKQMKMRYAHQILLSKETIKILKEQKNYSPIESEFVFPAFNNQGHLHRDTIGKAIRNLGGKNKYLDKASAHGFRATFKTICSLNLAKLGMLGISEKTIENVLAHKELNSVKYAYERQTATIEQKRTLMQWYADYLNNLCKFV
- a CDS encoding NAD(P)H-dependent oxidoreductase → MKNVLLINGAKIFGNSKGVLNATLQNEAKTTLLNLGINVQETKIDDGYDVKTELQKIANADAIIWQMPGWWMGEPWIVKKYIDEVFTAGYGVLYNNDGRSRKDESAKYGSGGLATSKRYMFSLTWNAPLEAFTNKEHFFGGVGVDGVYLHLHKAHEFLGMKALPTFICNDVVKDPQVQLYLQNYRKHLEKIFG
- a CDS encoding flavodoxin, whose protein sequence is MNKILVAYFSASGQTMRLAKTIAEVSGGDIYEITPTQKYTSLDLDWHDSNSRSSVEMRKPDSRPSISNLKPNLDGYDSVFIGFPIWWYEAPRIIQTFLESFEWSGKNIVVFATSGGSGLGQSVEILKKSCNANFKDAKVLSSSTNSANIKKWLESLGI
- a CDS encoding SDR family oxidoreductase; the protein is MKRRAFLKGATLAAGVVALGSNLNAKTYDKSKENKMNTQVWYITAASGGLGLALAKYLLSKGDKVAGTSRNLKNIIDKLGKESENFLPLELKFGEKMSENIEANIAAIKSKFGRLDNVVNNAGYGLLGFVEETSEEDLRAQFEVNVFAPFLVAKHALKLMRPQAISEGGNAQNVTARIFNLSSIGGFRVTNNSTPYCMSKFALSAFSEGLLLDLKDFGIHSVNIMPAGFRTQFLGTSMELSRDKIGDYDAKREAFEAHAKNYSGKQAGNPAKFAEILYNISRMQEPPFSLFLGAAAFSSARNKIAWLEEDMKNTEHYAGSEADFENSAGSAFSTR
- a CDS encoding NTP/NDP exchange transporter, coding for MSLNQILSLKKGEGKFLLIAVLFIFSLFASYSLLRPIREALGISGGTGELKWLFLGTFITTIVGSILAMILSGMIKRKLYTDFIYGFFALNLIGFFAILHQISQGSEAYLIVARSFYIWVSVFNIFVISTAWSLLADVFSKERSARLFGIISAGASLGGIFGAFFVSVLSKFIDVPSFIFISIICLGVSIVLKNLLIKEAFGLETLNLQSGFVSIKDRFDKPIGSKNPFVGFFLIIKSRYLLALLGFILLLTSVSTFLYMEQARIISGMFESREARAAAFANIDFIVQLSSFAIQIFITSKIVQFFGIKWLLGALGFVVALGFILLAFYPVFGVLVLVMSIRRVGEYALVKPGREMLFVPLDSESKYKVKNFLDTVVYRAGDSMSAALEGAIAKISITAVLFVGALISFIWGSLGVYLGKRYEKEEFTKENI
- a CDS encoding aldo/keto reductase, which translates into the protein MQTVRLNNDVLMPILGYGVYQINELKECQRCVEDAFSVGYRSIDTAQAYFNEEAVGAAIKSSGIKREELFITTKLWISDANEDRALKAFDVSLKKLGLDYLDLYLIHQPFGDVYGAWRAMSKLYKDGKIRAIGVSNFYPDRLVDFCLNNEIKPAINQIECNPMLSQEYAKNVMSEFGVAMESWAPFGEGKSGMFSNQTIASIGKKYGKTNAQVILRWLIQRGVVVIPKTVRKERMIENISVFDFSLDESDMSLIAGLDSGKSLFLDHRDPEKVKFLNGLFR
- a CDS encoding flavodoxin family protein yields the protein MKKVLVISTSMRSGANSDALADEFVKGAKAAKNDAVKINLLGKNISFCKGCLACVKTHKCTIKDDANMIVEMMKEADVIAFATPIYYYEMSGSMKNMLDRSNPLYGTDYKFKDTYLLGAAAEDEEWVIDGAKNGLDGWISCFENAKFKGKVFAGGVTNIGDIRNSKALKNAYDMGLGIA
- a CDS encoding MerR family transcriptional regulator gives rise to the protein MAKTIIEVEKQTGILSRTIRFWLSKGLFPFVERDKNGVNYFSDRDIEWVMWVDCFRKTGMSIEKIKHYITLAAKGKSSAALRLKMIEEQKEAVKAEIKKLEEIDKKLDYKVSYYKNMIVSDEDTINPVSKDYEGIMTLKKKIKSAR
- the thyX gene encoding FAD-dependent thymidylate synthase; translation: MEAKLLNFTPLWVCSNAIRTCWQSFEKGDNGGEKDIELIDRIGNKFKHASTLEHLYYNFYIKGISRACLQELARHRIASLSVKSTRYTLKELKNESEFKAGDFENASRYLVLTGNEFVDNASINALENLRQILNQNTSLDIAKYCLPESYKTELSWSINARSLQNFLSLRSSKAALWEIRDLANLIYQNLPDEHKFIYENCLIKPE
- a CDS encoding GMC oxidoreductase — protein: MIFSAGGVGSGTFYLKDLSQKDANDLMSRGLFFNRHIQEWYEFEKDGKRYKGGTIDFLFEHPNVIPNVTAQFYESGNLVFGDKLMKKIKDNVYASRKLTFEVFNDWLPTNTTFVSVSDTHRDKYGVPVGIISLDAHKQDLEVGEFLSQKAVEILKQMGAKDVSYSISSSPPPNLAAGGARFGDDPQTSVLDKNCKAHEVSNLYVSDASFMPTGGSVPYTWSIYANSFRIADIIKKRLSNLV
- a CDS encoding NAD(P)-binding protein, which codes for MIYDVCIIGSGAGASPVAYELSRAGFNVVVLEKGKFYTQKDFSKDELAISRRKMFIPNLKDEYHIVMEKEPNGEVSRYDGTWSFWNGSLVGGSSNLMSGFFHRLKPNDFKLKSIYGEVEGANVADWPISYDELEPYYTKVEKVVGVSGKVVKHKFSEPRSTAEFPYEKLEENAVTK